A DNA window from Streptomyces sp. B21-083 contains the following coding sequences:
- the eccD gene encoding type VII secretion integral membrane protein EccD produces MTDSSVAGLCRLTVRAPDRTIDLAVPADVPVADLLPTVLRYAGEDIEENGLEHDGWVLQRLGGAPLDEESTLEALDLKDGEVVYLRPHTESLPEVRLDDLVDGIANVTRDRLHGWNPAAGRRLLLGMTVAALTLGLLVLAWPGGPAGVRIGTAGVAGLLLLAGAASASRAVGDAAAGATLGFMAAPYLALAGWLVPGGEIAGPDAHQVLGARLLAAAAAGAGGAVLALALAAVRTPLFVASALVAVAGALAGGLMSVLDLSVDGAAATVAVLAVLLGGFVPSLSFKLAGMRMPALPTNAQQLQEGIEPYNGRDVATRTELASGWMTGLYAATGVLCAGALVPLTRNPGLPETLTAVALALLLLLHGRGMVNVWQRLALVLPGSLGVALLVVALAVDTEPADRPLLVVGLLALATVLAVASWTVPGRRMLPYWGRAAELVHSLLAMALLPLTLWVLGVFAALRAITG; encoded by the coding sequence ATGACCGACAGCTCCGTGGCTGGCCTGTGCCGCCTCACGGTACGGGCCCCGGACAGGACCATCGATCTGGCGGTGCCCGCCGACGTACCCGTGGCCGATCTGCTGCCCACCGTGCTGCGGTACGCCGGGGAGGACATCGAGGAGAACGGGCTGGAGCACGACGGCTGGGTCCTGCAACGCCTGGGCGGCGCCCCGCTGGACGAGGAGAGCACGCTGGAGGCGCTCGACCTCAAGGACGGCGAGGTGGTGTATCTCCGCCCGCACACCGAGTCGTTGCCCGAGGTCCGGCTCGACGACCTGGTGGACGGCATCGCCAACGTCACGCGGGACCGGCTGCACGGCTGGAACCCGGCCGCCGGCCGCCGGCTGCTGCTCGGTATGACGGTGGCCGCCCTGACGCTGGGCCTGCTGGTGCTGGCCTGGCCCGGCGGCCCGGCCGGGGTCCGGATCGGCACCGCGGGTGTGGCCGGGCTGCTGCTGCTCGCGGGGGCCGCCTCGGCCAGCCGCGCGGTCGGCGACGCGGCGGCGGGCGCGACCCTCGGTTTCATGGCGGCGCCCTATCTGGCGCTGGCGGGTTGGCTGGTGCCGGGCGGCGAGATCGCCGGCCCGGACGCCCACCAGGTGCTGGGCGCACGGCTGTTGGCCGCCGCGGCGGCGGGGGCGGGGGGCGCGGTGCTGGCGTTGGCCCTGGCGGCTGTGCGTACGCCCCTGTTCGTGGCCTCCGCGCTGGTGGCCGTGGCCGGGGCGCTCGCCGGTGGCCTGATGAGCGTCCTCGACCTCTCGGTGGACGGCGCGGCGGCGACGGTGGCCGTGCTGGCGGTGCTGCTGGGCGGCTTCGTGCCCTCCCTGTCGTTCAAGCTGGCCGGGATGCGGATGCCGGCGCTGCCGACGAACGCGCAGCAGCTCCAGGAGGGCATCGAGCCCTACAACGGGCGGGACGTGGCCACCCGTACGGAACTCGCGAGCGGCTGGATGACCGGCCTGTACGCGGCGACCGGCGTCCTGTGCGCGGGCGCTCTCGTGCCGCTGACCAGGAACCCCGGCCTGCCGGAGACTCTGACCGCGGTGGCGCTGGCGCTGCTCCTGCTGCTGCACGGCCGGGGCATGGTCAACGTGTGGCAGCGGCTGGCCCTCGTACTGCCGGGCTCGCTCGGTGTGGCCCTGCTGGTGGTCGCGCTGGCCGTGGACACGGAACCGGCGGACCGCCCGCTGCTGGTGGTGGGCCTGCTGGCGCTGGCCACCGTCCTGGCGGTCGCCTCGTGGACGGTACCGGGGCGGCGGATGCTGCCGTACTGGGGCCGGGCGGCTGAACTGGTGCACTCCCTGCTGGCGATGGCCCTGCTCCCGCTGACCCTGTGGGTGCTGGGCGTGTTCGCCGCGCTCCGCGCGATCACCGGCTGA